Proteins encoded together in one bacterium window:
- a CDS encoding helix-turn-helix domain-containing protein, translating to MAGKYLTRNEVQQTLKLGRAEMLELIKSKKIKAYRLDNEIVFKYKDVEKLIAMIEPEKEVDTSKYS from the coding sequence ATGGCAGGAAAATATCTAACAAGGAACGAGGTTCAGCAGACGTTAAAGCTCGGTAGAGCAGAAATGTTAGAACTTATTAAGAGCAAAAAGATTAAAGCCTATCGCTTAGATAATGAGATTGTCTTTAAATACAAGGACGTGGAGAAACTTATTGCCATGATTGAGCCAGAGAAGGAAGTTGACACTTCAAAATACAGCTGA
- a CDS encoding protein kinase: MIGKYVSGYKIDKYLTSTDFADIYLGIKDKTNVIIKILQIKPDTDQKRIDRFFHEAEIMKKLSHENIPKVYDFGEEKDSQYIILEYIDGYNLRELIKAHGAISKDYISIILKVCDILGYIHKKGVIHQDIKSRNIILTKGGDVKIIDFGLAYEKDKYSIKVRERAGTPHYMSPEQVKGYRGDERSDIYSLGVVMYELATGRRPFDGEALAEIAFQQLNMPIKPPRVYNQEIFKGFEDIVLKTLNIDPAERYQSIEELVLDIERTVKTTSWIDQERRKYPRYTVNIGIELRLQNDLTKHLIGYYGYTKDISLGGVRIRIPRYKDVEHSRIKEKMRLQVRIPVLDIQKYLELNGQIIWHLHKKEDCNIGIQFVSNDKEREESLSKFVESIK; the protein is encoded by the coding sequence ATGATTGGGAAATACGTATCAGGATATAAAATAGATAAATATCTTACTTCTACTGATTTTGCAGATATTTATTTAGGGATTAAAGACAAAACAAATGTAATTATTAAAATATTGCAGATAAAACCTGATACTGACCAAAAACGTATCGACAGATTTTTTCACGAAGCTGAAATAATGAAGAAATTAAGTCATGAAAATATTCCCAAGGTGTACGACTTCGGGGAAGAGAAAGATTCTCAATATATTATACTGGAATATATTGACGGATATAACTTGAGAGAGCTGATAAAAGCGCATGGTGCTATCTCAAAGGATTACATCAGTATAATTCTTAAAGTATGTGACATACTTGGGTATATTCACAAAAAAGGCGTTATTCATCAGGACATAAAAAGCAGGAATATAATTTTGACAAAAGGTGGTGACGTGAAAATAATAGATTTTGGTTTAGCTTATGAAAAGGACAAATATAGCATAAAAGTACGAGAAAGAGCTGGTACTCCACATTATATGTCTCCTGAACAAGTAAAAGGATATAGAGGGGATGAACGATCTGATATTTACTCTCTTGGGGTTGTTATGTATGAACTTGCAACAGGTAGGAGACCATTTGATGGAGAGGCTCTTGCTGAAATTGCTTTCCAGCAACTAAATATGCCTATTAAACCGCCACGAGTTTATAATCAAGAAATATTCAAGGGTTTTGAGGACATTGTCTTAAAAACTCTTAATATTGATCCTGCTGAAAGGTATCAAAGCATAGAGGAGTTGGTTTTAGATATAGAAAGAACTGTAAAAACAACTAGTTGGATAGATCAAGAGAGAAGAAAATATCCGCGGTATACTGTTAATATTGGAATTGAGCTGAGATTGCAAAATGATTTAACAAAACATTTAATTGGATATTATGGCTACACAAAGGACATAAGTCTTGGCGGGGTTCGTATAAGAATACCGAGATATAAAGATGTAGAGCATTCTAGAATAAAAGAGAAGATGAGGCTCCAAGTGAGAATTCCTGTGCTAGACATTCAGAAATATTTAGAACTAAATGGTCAAATAATCTGGCATTTACACAAGAAAGAAGATTGCAATATTGGCATACAATTTGTCTCAAACGATAAAGAAAGAGAAGAGTCCCTTTCTAAATTTGTGGAGAGTATTAAATAA